The proteins below come from a single Azospirillum sp. B510 genomic window:
- a CDS encoding tetratricopeptide repeat protein, whose amino-acid sequence MTVSDALLAEAFDHHQTGGFAEAEGLYRRLLAIEPARADGLHRFGLLTAQLGRLEEADRLLSRALALAPADAEAAVNHAKILRALQKPGAAAGRFRRALAMIPDLLTAFEGLGHAEREGGNLAAAAGAYGRAARLGAGAPVLHQWGIALESIGDMDKAAEALRRSAHLAPAMPSVALRLAGILQRLGRHSEAAGWYRHALVLHPGHGEIRRSLTGITTLSNRREPTA is encoded by the coding sequence GTGACCGTCTCCGATGCCCTGCTTGCCGAAGCGTTCGACCACCACCAGACCGGCGGTTTCGCGGAAGCGGAAGGGCTGTATCGCCGTCTTCTCGCCATCGAACCGGCACGGGCCGATGGCCTGCACCGGTTCGGGCTGCTGACCGCCCAGCTTGGCCGGCTGGAGGAGGCCGACCGGCTGCTGAGCCGGGCATTGGCTTTGGCTCCGGCGGACGCCGAAGCGGCGGTCAACCATGCCAAGATCCTGCGTGCCCTTCAAAAACCCGGCGCGGCGGCCGGCCGCTTCCGCCGCGCCCTGGCGATGATCCCCGATCTGCTCACGGCATTCGAGGGGCTTGGCCATGCCGAACGCGAAGGTGGGAACCTGGCGGCGGCGGCCGGAGCCTACGGCCGGGCGGCTCGGCTCGGAGCCGGTGCGCCGGTGCTGCATCAATGGGGAATCGCGCTGGAGAGCATCGGCGATATGGACAAGGCGGCGGAAGCTTTGCGACGATCCGCCCACCTCGCCCCCGCCATGCCGTCGGTCGCCCTGCGGCTGGCCGGAATCCTCCAGAGGCTGGGGCGCCACAGCGAAGCTGCGGGATGGTATCGCCACGCCCTGGTGCTCCACCCCGGCCATGGCGAGATCCGCCGGTCGCTCACCGGGATCACCACCCTCTCCAACAGGCGGGAACCAACGGCATAA
- a CDS encoding YdcH family protein — MHTEARLSSLQEKHMRLDRAILDEEKRSWPDESAVKRLKLEKLHVKEEIDRLTRTGPIN, encoded by the coding sequence ATGCACACTGAAGCTCGCCTTTCGTCTCTGCAAGAAAAGCACATGCGCCTGGATCGGGCGATCCTCGACGAGGAAAAGCGCTCCTGGCCGGATGAGAGCGCCGTGAAGCGCCTCAAACTTGAAAAACTGCACGTCAAGGAAGAGATCGACCGCCTGACGCGCACCGGCCCGATCAATTAA
- a CDS encoding tetratricopeptide repeat protein gives MTAVDLLDTALPLHQAGRFAEALALYRRILVDDPANADALHLSGMIAHQTGRTLEALSSLGAALALQPRFPSAYNSLGNVLADLGMLDEALAAYSVAIRQNDRYVEAYGNRATVLQRLGRREEAEEAYVRALTMNPDNLTARFNYGILQREMGRIAPAANAFYMVVKADPSHSTAWRHLAICLRGLGHPDAEACLRRALEGAPVDQELSLELGVLLNAQGDHGAACDILAPAVAAHGGDAKLRFAFGTALQAMGRLQAAAVQYRLALDREPLSQGACNNLGVALLELGAVAAAAPVLRRAMALSPDDALVVNNHGTSLEDRHDLESDLERPARWYRRALRLRPDYGKALINLAGIHIAKRETERGEFLYRRSAAADPGNVEVYANLAGLLLDRDDPAGALRMSRRALAIDAESPASLTGHGLVLQTLGRIDEAEAAHRRALAIDGRNAEAAGNLGLLLWQYRQDHEAAEPLMALALSINPALGTAHLNRGMLRLTLGDLAGGWEGYRWRFRAKGYVNRRIPVPLWRGEPSAALRLLVWREQGVGDEILFASCYPSLMRLANHVVIECDERLVPLFRRSFPQATVRAESFSATGDETILPSDIDAHVPAGDLPGLLRGSLSAFEPQGPWLVPDPALVARWGERLAALGPGLRVGIGWRSQMMTAERKAAYVMLEHWGPLFAVPGLVLVNLQYGDCEAELRAAEARFGVTIHRWADLNLKDDFDGAAALTSNLDLVISPAMSAGELAGALGVAVWRFGGRDWTQLGTGVRPWFPTMRLFQPNPGEGLETMLARMAKDLKKMGASNRSAPVSVPVASQEPAIDINRTMAEAVTLYRGGRMDEAASLVRQVLNMAPEHPVALHLAGVLAKRSGSLEEARALLVRAAAADPTNASAPAALCEVQQGLGQFDAAERASRACVVAQPDGAGHWVNRTALLRRMGHDGAARSAVTHALRLTPDLVPAHGHRAELAASPEDAVEGHRVAVCLAPGLAEIHSNLGAALHKTDRFAEAEHVLTRAIRCDPALAVAWTNRGNAVEALGRVAEAETCHRTAIGQNPSLADAHANLAHLLDRHGRAEEALAAFDAALEADPKHPQAHYNRSLLLLKTGVLRGGWTDHEWRFATPQFQGQRRRLAMRAWRGENIAGRRLLVWREQGVGDEILFASCYDEAMRRAGRLVIECDRRLVRLFARSFPTADVRPESADPRDADVQIAAGSLPRLLRADLKRFPERPSWLVPDPALVARWGERLAALGPGLRVGIGWRSQIMTAERRASYVMLEHWGPLFAVPGLVLVNLQYGDCEAELRAAEARFGVTIHRWTDLNLKDDFDGAAALTSNLDLVISPAMSAGELAGALGVAVWRFGSRDWTQLGTGTRPWFPTMRLFQPNPGQGLEATIGAMATELRVRTSPRGRGPRPVRSGDGETPDPEPEPATAPDMLLEQAVAAHRAGAADLAASLYERVLASRPRDPVALHLSGLLAHQSGAPERGEPRIAAAVAAAPDYGTAHVSLGTVRLTLGRADQAAVSFRTALALQPGNAAALTNLGNALETLDRSAAAARLHRLAIAADPDLAEAHDNLGVALARLGRWDEAERAHAQALRRAPALEAGWVNLSLVLRRLGRLGAAERAGRLALALSPALADGMANRGRLLREMGDDIAAALWCRRALVVEPGHAAAGFNGGILDLVAGRLARGWERYDRRFETRDLIAAARRPGVPLWDGRDLSGKRLLVWREQGIGDELMFAQRLPELIRRADGVAAHIVVECDPRFVPLFSRSFPGTTVRARPVSPDASCGDVDCHIAIGSLSRHLGTSLSAFAQVEPALRADPVAVAGWRRRLADLATGPGEGLRIGIAWRSGQLDPDRVSNYTRIEDWGPVLTLPGIIPVNLQYGECRAELAVASDLFGRAPHAFADLDLRDDLDGAAALMSALDLVIAPATSTGELAAGLGRPVWRLASAGDWTALGTGVRPWFPSMRLFRTRPGQTVGDLLPAVAAELVRLRKADG, from the coding sequence GTGACAGCCGTCGATCTGCTCGACACCGCGTTGCCGCTGCACCAGGCCGGCCGGTTCGCCGAGGCGTTGGCGCTTTATCGCCGGATTCTGGTGGACGATCCGGCGAATGCCGACGCGTTGCACCTGTCGGGCATGATCGCCCATCAGACCGGGCGGACCTTGGAGGCTCTGTCCAGTCTGGGCGCGGCGCTGGCGCTGCAACCCCGGTTTCCGTCGGCTTACAACAGCCTTGGCAACGTGCTGGCCGATCTGGGGATGCTGGACGAGGCGCTTGCCGCCTATTCGGTCGCGATCCGGCAGAACGACCGCTATGTCGAGGCGTATGGCAACCGGGCCACGGTGCTCCAGCGCCTCGGCCGGCGGGAAGAAGCGGAAGAGGCCTATGTCCGTGCCCTGACCATGAACCCCGACAACCTTACGGCCCGCTTCAACTATGGCATCCTGCAGCGGGAGATGGGCCGGATCGCTCCCGCCGCCAACGCCTTCTATATGGTTGTGAAGGCCGATCCTTCCCATTCCACCGCCTGGCGTCATCTCGCGATCTGTCTGCGCGGGCTGGGCCATCCGGATGCCGAGGCCTGCCTGCGCCGTGCGCTGGAGGGGGCACCGGTCGATCAGGAATTGTCGCTTGAACTGGGGGTGTTGCTGAACGCCCAGGGTGATCATGGGGCGGCCTGCGATATCCTGGCTCCGGCGGTCGCAGCCCATGGCGGCGATGCGAAGCTGCGCTTCGCCTTTGGAACCGCCTTGCAAGCCATGGGGCGTCTCCAGGCGGCGGCGGTGCAGTACAGGCTTGCCTTGGACCGCGAGCCGTTGTCGCAGGGCGCCTGCAACAATCTGGGCGTCGCCCTGCTTGAACTCGGCGCCGTCGCGGCTGCTGCTCCGGTGTTGCGTCGGGCGATGGCGCTCAGCCCCGATGACGCCCTGGTGGTGAACAACCACGGCACCTCTCTTGAAGACCGCCACGATCTTGAAAGCGATCTGGAACGGCCGGCGCGGTGGTACCGGCGCGCTCTGCGCCTGCGTCCCGACTATGGCAAGGCCCTGATCAATCTGGCCGGCATCCATATCGCGAAGCGGGAGACCGAGCGTGGCGAATTCCTCTATCGCCGGTCGGCGGCGGCGGACCCCGGGAATGTCGAGGTCTATGCCAATCTCGCCGGTCTTTTGCTTGATCGGGACGATCCTGCCGGAGCTCTGCGGATGTCACGGCGGGCCTTGGCGATCGATGCCGAGAGTCCGGCCAGTCTCACGGGCCATGGGCTTGTCCTCCAGACACTCGGCCGCATCGACGAGGCGGAGGCGGCCCACCGGCGCGCGCTGGCGATCGATGGCCGCAACGCCGAGGCGGCAGGCAATCTGGGCCTGTTGCTCTGGCAGTACCGCCAGGATCACGAGGCCGCCGAGCCTTTGATGGCGCTTGCCCTGTCGATCAATCCGGCACTTGGCACGGCACACCTCAACCGCGGTATGCTGCGGCTCACTCTCGGCGATCTGGCGGGCGGCTGGGAAGGGTATCGCTGGCGCTTCCGGGCCAAAGGTTATGTGAACCGCAGAATCCCCGTCCCATTATGGCGTGGCGAGCCGTCCGCGGCCCTCCGCCTGCTGGTCTGGCGCGAGCAGGGGGTGGGCGACGAGATCCTGTTCGCCTCCTGCTATCCGTCCTTGATGAGGCTTGCGAACCATGTGGTGATCGAATGCGACGAGCGTCTGGTGCCGCTGTTCCGCCGATCCTTTCCCCAGGCGACCGTCCGGGCGGAGTCGTTCAGCGCGACAGGGGATGAAACCATCCTGCCGTCGGACATCGATGCCCATGTTCCGGCCGGCGACCTGCCGGGACTTCTGCGCGGCAGCCTGTCGGCCTTCGAGCCCCAGGGTCCCTGGCTGGTGCCGGACCCGGCGCTGGTGGCGCGCTGGGGCGAAAGGCTGGCGGCGCTGGGGCCGGGCTTGAGGGTCGGCATCGGCTGGCGCAGCCAGATGATGACGGCCGAGCGCAAGGCGGCCTACGTCATGCTGGAGCATTGGGGGCCGCTGTTCGCCGTTCCCGGCCTCGTGCTGGTCAATCTCCAGTATGGCGATTGCGAGGCCGAGCTGCGGGCGGCGGAGGCGCGCTTCGGCGTGACCATCCACCGCTGGGCCGACCTGAACCTGAAGGATGACTTCGACGGGGCTGCGGCGCTGACATCGAACCTGGATCTGGTGATCTCGCCGGCGATGTCGGCGGGCGAGCTGGCCGGGGCGCTGGGCGTGGCGGTCTGGCGCTTCGGCGGCCGGGACTGGACGCAGCTCGGCACCGGTGTGCGCCCCTGGTTCCCCACCATGCGCCTGTTCCAGCCGAACCCCGGAGAGGGGCTGGAAACCATGCTTGCCCGCATGGCCAAGGATCTGAAAAAGATGGGAGCTTCCAACCGTTCCGCGCCTGTTTCCGTTCCCGTGGCGTCTCAGGAACCGGCAATCGACATCAACCGGACGATGGCGGAGGCCGTCACCCTTTACCGTGGCGGCCGGATGGATGAAGCGGCGTCGCTGGTGCGACAGGTGCTCAATATGGCGCCGGAGCACCCGGTCGCCCTGCATCTGGCCGGCGTTCTGGCGAAGCGGAGCGGCTCCCTGGAGGAGGCGCGGGCGCTGCTGGTCCGCGCCGCCGCCGCCGATCCGACCAATGCTTCCGCCCCTGCGGCTCTTTGCGAGGTTCAGCAGGGGCTGGGCCAGTTCGATGCGGCGGAGCGCGCTTCGCGGGCCTGTGTCGTCGCGCAACCCGACGGCGCCGGCCATTGGGTCAACCGGACCGCGCTGCTGCGCCGCATGGGACATGACGGGGCGGCCCGTTCCGCCGTCACCCATGCGTTGCGCCTGACCCCCGATCTGGTGCCCGCCCATGGGCATCGCGCCGAGCTGGCCGCCAGCCCGGAGGATGCGGTGGAGGGGCATCGCGTCGCGGTCTGCCTGGCGCCGGGCCTGGCCGAAATCCACAGCAATCTCGGCGCGGCTCTCCACAAAACGGACCGGTTCGCCGAGGCCGAGCATGTGCTGACCCGCGCGATCCGGTGCGACCCGGCTCTTGCCGTCGCCTGGACCAACCGTGGCAACGCCGTGGAAGCGCTGGGCAGGGTCGCGGAGGCGGAAACCTGCCACCGGACCGCCATCGGCCAGAACCCGTCCCTGGCCGATGCCCACGCCAACCTGGCCCATCTGCTGGATCGGCACGGGCGGGCCGAGGAGGCTCTGGCCGCATTCGATGCGGCGCTGGAGGCCGATCCCAAGCACCCGCAGGCCCATTACAACCGTTCGCTGTTATTGCTGAAGACCGGCGTCCTGCGGGGCGGCTGGACGGACCATGAATGGCGGTTCGCGACACCGCAGTTCCAGGGGCAGCGGCGCCGGCTGGCCATGCGGGCCTGGCGTGGCGAGAACATCGCCGGGCGACGCCTGCTGGTTTGGCGTGAGCAGGGAGTGGGCGACGAGATCCTGTTCGCCTCCTGTTACGACGAGGCGATGCGGCGCGCAGGACGGCTGGTGATCGAATGCGACCGCCGGCTGGTGCGGCTGTTCGCGCGCTCTTTTCCCACTGCCGATGTCCGGCCGGAGAGCGCCGACCCGCGTGATGCCGATGTGCAGATCGCAGCAGGCAGCCTGCCGCGCCTGCTGCGTGCCGACCTGAAGCGCTTTCCGGAACGGCCGTCCTGGCTGGTGCCGGACCCGGCGCTGGTGGCGCGCTGGGGCGAAAGGCTGGCGGCGCTGGGGCCGGGCTTGAGGGTCGGCATCGGCTGGCGCAGCCAGATCATGACGGCCGAGCGCAGGGCGTCCTATGTCATGCTTGAGCATTGGGGGCCGCTGTTCGCCGTTCCCGGCCTCGTGCTGGTCAATCTCCAGTATGGCGATTGCGAGGCCGAGCTGCGGGCGGCGGAGGCGCGCTTCGGCGTGACCATCCACCGCTGGACCGACCTGAACCTGAAGGATGATTTCGACGGGGCGGCGGCGCTGACATCGAACCTGGATCTGGTGATCTCGCCGGCGATGTCGGCGGGCGAACTGGCCGGGGCGCTGGGCGTGGCGGTCTGGCGCTTCGGCAGCCGGGACTGGACGCAGCTCGGCACCGGCACGCGTCCCTGGTTCCCCACCATGCGCCTGTTCCAGCCGAACCCCGGACAGGGGCTCGAGGCGACGATCGGCGCCATGGCCACCGAACTGCGCGTCAGGACTTCGCCACGGGGAAGGGGACCACGGCCGGTTCGGTCGGGCGATGGCGAAACGCCCGATCCGGAGCCGGAGCCCGCTACCGCCCCCGACATGCTGCTGGAACAGGCTGTCGCCGCCCATCGCGCGGGGGCGGCGGACCTGGCGGCCTCGCTCTATGAGCGGGTATTGGCCAGCCGTCCACGTGATCCGGTGGCGTTGCACCTGTCCGGCCTGCTGGCCCACCAGTCGGGAGCGCCGGAGCGAGGGGAGCCGCGCATCGCGGCGGCGGTCGCGGCGGCACCGGATTATGGGACGGCGCATGTCAGCCTGGGGACTGTACGTCTGACGCTTGGACGTGCCGACCAGGCGGCGGTGAGCTTCCGGACCGCCCTGGCGCTGCAACCCGGCAATGCAGCGGCGCTGACCAATCTCGGCAATGCCCTTGAAACGCTGGACCGCAGCGCGGCGGCGGCGCGGCTCCACCGGTTGGCGATCGCCGCCGACCCCGATCTGGCGGAGGCCCATGACAATCTCGGCGTCGCCCTGGCCCGATTGGGCCGCTGGGACGAGGCGGAGCGGGCGCATGCGCAGGCTCTTCGCCGGGCGCCGGCCCTGGAGGCGGGCTGGGTCAACCTGTCGTTGGTGTTGCGGCGTCTGGGACGGCTGGGCGCCGCGGAGCGGGCAGGGCGGCTTGCTCTGGCGCTCTCCCCCGCATTGGCCGACGGCATGGCGAACCGTGGTCGTCTGTTGCGTGAAATGGGCGATGACATCGCGGCGGCTCTGTGGTGCCGGCGCGCCCTGGTGGTGGAGCCGGGCCATGCGGCGGCCGGCTTCAATGGCGGGATTCTGGATCTCGTCGCCGGCAGACTGGCGCGGGGCTGGGAGCGCTATGACCGTCGGTTCGAGACGCGCGACCTGATCGCGGCGGCCCGCCGTCCCGGCGTGCCCCTCTGGGACGGCCGGGACCTCTCCGGAAAGCGCCTTCTGGTCTGGCGGGAGCAGGGGATCGGCGACGAGCTGATGTTCGCCCAGCGCTTGCCGGAGCTGATCCGCCGGGCCGACGGTGTCGCCGCCCACATCGTGGTGGAATGCGACCCGCGTTTCGTGCCGCTGTTCTCCCGCTCCTTCCCGGGAACGACGGTGCGGGCGCGGCCGGTCTCGCCCGACGCGTCTTGCGGCGACGTGGATTGCCATATCGCCATCGGATCGCTGTCGCGCCATCTGGGCACGTCGCTGTCGGCCTTCGCGCAGGTCGAGCCGGCCTTGCGTGCCGACCCGGTGGCGGTGGCTGGTTGGCGCCGGCGTCTTGCGGATTTGGCGACCGGTCCAGGGGAGGGCCTGCGGATCGGCATCGCTTGGCGCAGCGGCCAACTCGATCCCGACCGCGTGTCCAATTACACCCGGATCGAGGATTGGGGGCCGGTGCTGACCCTGCCCGGCATCATACCGGTCAACCTGCAATATGGCGAGTGCCGGGCGGAATTGGCGGTGGCATCCGACCTCTTCGGCCGGGCGCCGCATGCCTTTGCCGATCTCGACCTGCGCGACGATCTCGACGGCGCGGCGGCGCTGATGTCAGCCCTGGATCTGGTGATCGCTCCGGCGACCTCCACCGGCGAGCTGGCGGCGGGGTTGGGAAGGCCGGTCTGGCGGCTGGCGAGCGCGGGGGATTGGACGGCGCTCGGCACCGGGGTCAGGCCGTGGTTTCCGTCGATGCGGCTGTTCCGGACCCGTCCCGGCCAGACGGTGGGTGATCTGCTGCCGGCGGTCGCCGCGGAGCTCGTGCGTCTCCGCAAGGCGGATGGTTGA
- a CDS encoding flagellar biosynthesis repressor FlbT, with product MPLKFVLRPNEKVIINGAVIGAGDRPGSFFLYNTANFLRGREVLKEEQIDSIEKKLYFVIQLVYIFPEDSNLNLQRFASILDETREARPDAAKTLDEIARLVEGRNYYRALKLCRKLFKADGGANTGEEDDTQTGDRMP from the coding sequence ATGCCACTCAAGTTCGTGCTTCGCCCCAACGAGAAGGTCATCATCAACGGTGCGGTCATCGGTGCCGGTGACCGTCCGGGCTCGTTCTTCCTCTACAACACCGCGAATTTCCTGCGGGGACGCGAGGTGCTGAAGGAAGAGCAGATCGACAGCATCGAGAAGAAACTCTATTTCGTGATTCAGCTCGTCTATATCTTTCCGGAAGATTCAAACCTGAATCTGCAACGTTTCGCTTCCATACTGGACGAAACGCGCGAGGCGCGACCCGACGCCGCCAAGACTCTGGACGAGATCGCCCGCCTGGTCGAAGGCCGCAACTACTACCGCGCGCTCAAGCTTTGCCGGAAACTGTTCAAGGCCGACGGCGGCGCCAATACTGGCGAAGAGGACGACACCCAGACGGGCGACCGGATGCCGTGA
- a CDS encoding flagellin codes for MAGNVTLSASMRTNLLQLQSTQEQISKKQNILSTGNKVNTALDGPTAFFSAKGLNQRAGDLSSLKDAMGQSISTIQAADKGLTAIDSMVDQAKGLTTAAYAALGNDAASIATRKSLASQFNTLRGQIDKLAADSNYGGKNLIAGNGLSMDSTSASRAAVNTIVGVDNARVTNVQAPDTYSIRIKGDGAVSGRTQDINDAQNAHGLTGLKLSGTMSSTLGNFSNVQIEVRGANGRTRDFIVSDGSESRTISYFDNSQTMSSNLVSPAKSGSAQVSTVNVGGTVEEGDIFTVTVEGQTFSYTATSGDVATGQNAAKNVATQLKASIATAISSGTGRLNGKDVASATVGTSGTITLTGATTSGVVRDFTLTTGTTNALTKKISESFSSGTIVSFTVDRRLLEAANNQGNGVSTIEKKTNVQIQVTNSNGAQVTRDGMSDQGDGKLANGDQAFAFDSGTVHLDVDAKTIKQAASHNCSANIVTKQISDANSKNDITVQLNETNTNSITVNAVNLTTSGQGLKLDEAQNNWTDRADIDKAVAGLDNAKATIRSASQSLSTNLNVITTRENFTKEFSDVLTEGASKLTLADQNEEGASLLMLQTRQQLGTIALSLANQSQQSILRLF; via the coding sequence ATGGCTGGCAACGTTACCCTGTCCGCGTCCATGCGGACCAACCTGCTGCAACTGCAAAGCACGCAGGAACAGATCAGCAAGAAGCAGAACATCCTGTCGACGGGCAACAAGGTCAACACCGCCCTCGACGGTCCGACCGCCTTCTTCTCGGCCAAGGGCCTGAACCAGCGCGCCGGCGACCTGTCGTCGCTGAAGGACGCGATGGGCCAGTCGATCAGCACGATCCAGGCCGCAGACAAGGGCCTGACCGCGATCGATTCCATGGTCGACCAGGCCAAGGGTCTGACCACCGCCGCCTACGCGGCGCTCGGCAACGATGCCGCCTCCATCGCCACCCGCAAGTCTCTCGCCAGCCAGTTCAACACGCTGCGCGGCCAGATCGACAAGCTGGCCGCGGACAGCAATTACGGCGGCAAGAACCTGATCGCCGGCAACGGCCTCAGCATGGACAGCACCAGCGCGTCGCGCGCCGCCGTCAACACCATCGTCGGTGTCGACAACGCCCGCGTCACCAATGTGCAGGCGCCGGACACCTACTCGATCCGCATCAAGGGCGACGGTGCCGTCAGTGGCAGGACCCAGGACATCAATGACGCCCAGAACGCCCATGGCCTGACCGGCCTGAAGCTGTCGGGCACGATGTCGAGCACGCTCGGCAACTTCTCCAACGTCCAGATCGAGGTGCGCGGCGCCAACGGCCGGACCCGCGACTTCATCGTGTCGGATGGCAGCGAAAGCCGCACCATCTCCTACTTCGACAACAGCCAGACGATGTCGAGCAATCTGGTGTCGCCCGCCAAGTCGGGTTCGGCCCAGGTTTCCACGGTGAATGTCGGCGGCACCGTCGAGGAAGGCGACATCTTCACCGTCACGGTCGAAGGCCAGACCTTCAGCTACACCGCCACCAGCGGCGACGTCGCCACCGGCCAGAACGCCGCCAAGAACGTGGCGACCCAGCTGAAGGCCTCGATCGCCACCGCCATCAGCAGCGGCACCGGCCGCCTGAACGGCAAGGACGTCGCCTCCGCCACGGTCGGCACCAGCGGCACCATCACCCTGACCGGCGCCACGACGTCCGGCGTGGTGCGCGACTTCACGCTGACCACCGGCACCACCAACGCGCTGACCAAGAAGATCTCGGAAAGCTTCTCCTCCGGCACGATCGTCTCCTTCACGGTCGACCGTCGTCTGTTGGAGGCGGCGAACAACCAGGGCAACGGCGTTTCGACCATCGAAAAGAAGACCAACGTCCAGATCCAGGTCACCAACTCCAACGGCGCCCAGGTCACCCGCGATGGCATGAGCGACCAGGGTGACGGCAAGCTGGCGAACGGCGACCAGGCCTTCGCCTTCGACAGCGGCACCGTCCACCTGGATGTCGATGCCAAGACGATCAAGCAGGCGGCCTCGCACAACTGCTCGGCCAACATCGTCACCAAGCAGATCTCCGACGCCAACTCGAAGAACGACATCACCGTCCAGCTGAACGAGACGAACACCAACTCGATCACGGTCAACGCGGTGAACCTGACCACCAGCGGTCAGGGTCTGAAGCTCGACGAGGCGCAGAACAACTGGACCGACCGCGCCGACATCGACAAGGCGGTCGCCGGCCTGGATAACGCCAAGGCGACGATCCGCTCGGCCTCGCAGTCGCTGTCGACCAACCTGAACGTCATCACGACCCGCGAAAACTTCACCAAGGAGTTCAGCGACGTGCTGACCGAAGGCGCCAGCAAGCTGACGCTGGCCGACCAGAACGAGGAAGGCGCCAGCCTGCTGATGCTCCAGACCCGGCAGCAGTTGGGCACCATCGCCCTCTCGCTCGCCAACCAGTCGCAGCAGTCGATCCTGCGCCTGTTCTAA
- a CDS encoding 3-oxoacyl-ACP synthase III family protein: MVASRIDGVGVRGVVGCVPEGRETIGDLARRFGEEAARKVAAATGIEERRIVSPGQCTSDLAAAAAGRLLDGLGWDPDSVDLLVLVTQTHDHTLPGTASLLHRRLGLRKGAAVLDLTHGCSGFIYGLWTAAGLLKAAGRRALLLVGDTTSKLVDPEDRAVAPLFGDGAAAIALELDDTAAPMVFDLGSDGAGAPYLAAEGGAMRHPGRPARLFMDGTQVFAFTLREVPGSVRAVLDAAGWTTGMVDHLVLHQANAQMIRHLGQKLGVAADRNIIALREVGNTSSASIPLALAAALPDRLAAGPRRLLLSGFGVGWSWGSAALVIGPLSICETTVLPGRNCPAESASSASPAP; the protein is encoded by the coding sequence ATGGTCGCCAGCCGGATCGACGGGGTGGGTGTGCGCGGCGTCGTCGGCTGTGTGCCGGAGGGGCGCGAGACGATCGGGGATCTCGCCCGCCGCTTCGGCGAGGAGGCCGCCCGCAAGGTCGCCGCCGCCACCGGGATCGAGGAACGGCGGATCGTTTCCCCCGGCCAATGCACCAGCGACCTCGCCGCCGCCGCCGCCGGCCGGCTGCTCGACGGGTTGGGCTGGGATCCGGACAGCGTCGACCTTCTGGTTCTGGTGACCCAGACCCATGACCACACGCTGCCCGGCACCGCGTCGCTGCTGCACCGGCGCCTGGGGTTGCGCAAGGGGGCGGCGGTGCTCGACCTGACCCATGGCTGTTCGGGGTTCATTTATGGATTATGGACCGCCGCCGGACTTCTGAAGGCGGCCGGGCGGCGGGCTCTGCTGCTGGTCGGGGACACCACCTCGAAGCTGGTCGATCCGGAGGACCGCGCCGTCGCCCCGCTGTTCGGCGACGGTGCCGCGGCGATCGCGCTGGAGTTGGACGACACGGCCGCGCCGATGGTTTTCGACCTGGGCAGCGATGGCGCCGGCGCCCCCTATCTGGCGGCCGAAGGTGGGGCGATGCGCCATCCCGGCCGGCCGGCGCGCCTGTTCATGGACGGAACCCAGGTCTTCGCTTTCACTTTGCGCGAGGTGCCGGGCAGCGTCCGCGCCGTGCTGGACGCTGCCGGCTGGACGACGGGCATGGTCGACCATCTCGTCCTCCACCAGGCCAACGCCCAGATGATCCGCCATCTCGGCCAGAAGCTGGGGGTTGCGGCCGACCGCAACATCATCGCCCTGCGCGAGGTCGGCAACACCAGCTCGGCCTCGATCCCGCTGGCGCTCGCCGCCGCGCTGCCGGACCGGCTGGCCGCCGGTCCCCGCCGGCTGCTGCTGTCGGGCTTCGGCGTCGGCTGGTCCTGGGGCAGCGCGGCGCTGGTGATCGGGCCGCTGTCCATCTGCGAAACGACCGTTCTGCCCGGCAGGAACTGCCCGGCAGAATCTGCCTCATCGGCAAGCCCTGCCCCCTGA
- a CDS encoding SDR family NAD(P)-dependent oxidoreductase produces MTATAAVRSKRHVIVTGGSRGLGLALVEALLADGYRVSTCSRSPSEALERLAGPDLFWHSCRIGDGGEVRAFFDAALAWSGDAPLWGLVNNAGIAREGVLATFPEVDAEAVIETNLTGALQAARAFLRAKLVARGAGAKGGRIVNISSIIGQRGYVGLAAYSASKAGLDGLTRALAREVGRRAITVNSVAPGYLDTEMSGSLSEGQRDQIVRRTPLGRLGAAADVVPLVRFLLGDGGGFITGQTLTVDGGITC; encoded by the coding sequence ATGACCGCGACGGCCGCCGTCCGATCAAAGCGACACGTCATCGTCACCGGCGGCAGCCGCGGCCTCGGCCTCGCGCTGGTCGAGGCTCTGCTTGCCGACGGCTACCGGGTATCGACCTGTAGCCGCTCGCCGTCCGAGGCGTTGGAGCGCCTCGCCGGTCCCGACCTGTTCTGGCATTCCTGCCGGATCGGCGACGGCGGCGAGGTGCGGGCCTTCTTCGACGCCGCCCTCGCCTGGAGCGGCGACGCGCCGCTGTGGGGGCTGGTCAACAATGCCGGCATCGCCCGCGAAGGCGTGCTGGCCACCTTCCCGGAGGTGGATGCCGAGGCGGTGATCGAGACCAACCTGACCGGCGCGCTCCAGGCCGCCCGCGCCTTCCTGCGCGCCAAGCTGGTGGCGCGGGGGGCCGGCGCCAAGGGGGGGCGCATCGTCAACATCTCCTCCATCATCGGCCAGCGCGGCTATGTCGGGCTCGCCGCCTATTCGGCGTCGAAGGCCGGGCTCGACGGGCTGACGCGGGCGCTGGCGCGCGAGGTCGGCCGGCGGGCGATCACCGTCAATTCGGTGGCGCCGGGCTATCTCGACACCGAAATGTCGGGCAGCCTGTCCGAGGGGCAGCGCGACCAGATCGTGCGCCGCACGCCGCTCGGCCGGCTCGGCGCCGCGGCCGACGTGGTGCCGCTGGTCCGTTTTCTGCTTGGCGATGGCGGCGGCTTCATCACGGGTCAGACCCTTACGGTGGACGGCGGCATCACCTGCTGA